From Hymenobacter sedentarius, a single genomic window includes:
- a CDS encoding glycosyltransferase produces the protein MATYNERLARAFKEAGDEVRIVTFSLQYPDFLFPGQTQFSTEAGPADLDIDVSLNSVNPLSWWRVGRRLRAERPDMVVFRFWLPFMGPALGTVARLVRGNGHTRVVAITDNVIPHEKRPGDGPLTRYFLSACDGFVTMSRSVLSDLQRLGFGRKPALYRPHPLYDNFGPIKSKQEALSALKLPATTRYLLFFGFIRAYKGLDIMLEAFADERIVALPVKLIIAGEFYEDAAPYEVLIKRYNLETRIVRATDFIPNEKVVDYFCASDLIVQPYKNATQSGVSQIAYHFERPMLVTDVGGLAELIPNGVVGYVVPPTAKAIADAVVDFYAQQRESAFTAGVREQKKQFSWPIMVAALKQVAGAAIEQPKPVELK, from the coding sequence TTGGCTACATATAATGAGCGTCTGGCGCGGGCTTTCAAGGAAGCGGGCGACGAGGTGCGCATTGTCACGTTTTCGCTGCAATACCCGGATTTTCTTTTTCCTGGCCAAACGCAGTTCAGCACCGAGGCGGGACCAGCGGATTTGGATATTGACGTGAGCTTGAACTCGGTGAACCCACTCTCGTGGTGGCGGGTGGGGCGTCGGTTGCGGGCCGAGCGGCCGGATATGGTTGTGTTCCGGTTCTGGCTGCCGTTTATGGGCCCGGCATTGGGCACGGTAGCGCGGCTGGTGCGCGGCAACGGCCATACCCGCGTGGTGGCGATTACCGATAATGTAATTCCGCACGAGAAACGACCGGGCGATGGGCCCCTCACGCGCTATTTCCTCAGTGCGTGCGATGGATTCGTGACCATGAGCCGCAGCGTATTGAGCGACTTGCAGCGACTTGGGTTTGGCAGGAAACCGGCCCTGTACCGGCCGCATCCGCTTTATGATAATTTCGGGCCGATAAAGTCTAAACAGGAAGCATTATCGGCTCTTAAGCTGCCAGCTACTACCCGTTATTTGTTGTTTTTCGGTTTCATCCGGGCTTATAAGGGGCTGGATATCATGCTTGAGGCTTTTGCCGATGAGCGTATTGTGGCCCTGCCAGTAAAGCTGATTATTGCCGGTGAATTCTACGAAGATGCCGCGCCGTATGAGGTCTTGATTAAGCGGTATAATTTAGAAACACGGATAGTCCGAGCTACCGATTTTATTCCCAATGAGAAGGTGGTGGACTATTTCTGTGCGTCGGACTTAATCGTGCAGCCGTACAAAAACGCTACCCAAAGCGGGGTATCGCAAATAGCCTATCACTTTGAACGGCCCATGCTGGTGACGGACGTGGGCGGGCTCGCTGAGCTGATTCCTAACGGCGTAGTGGGCTATGTGGTGCCGCCCACCGCAAAGGCCATTGCCGATGCGGTAGTGGATTTTTATGCTCAGCAGCGAGAGTCAGCGTTTACAGCCGGCGTGCGCGAGCAGAAAAAGCAGTTCTCGTGGCCCATTATGGTGGCCGCTTTAAAGCAAGTGGCTGGTGCTGCTATCGAGCAACCGAAGCCAGTTGAGCTGAAGTAG
- a CDS encoding glycosyltransferase family 9 protein, translating into MTLHPDCRHFRGDLPCRPNKTHGYVCEGCPAYAPVSSRVLIIKLGAIGDVIRTTPLLRRLRQERPNCYITWLTHTPAILPQHEVDEILKFDFASALQLQAREFEVVINLDKEKEACALLNTIPAKEKFGYALRSYDGVAWPQNELAEHKFLTGLFDQVSQANTKPYVQEIFELCGFDFRSEEYVFDTHEDKGYDWSQLPAVGLRIGLNTGCGDRWTTRLWSDEKWISLITQLQQAGYSPVLLGGEAEAPRNQQLRAATGATYLGTFPLPQFINLMHQMDAVVTQVTMAMHISIALRKPTILMNNIFNPYEFDLYGRGQIVQPNRECVCFYRGTCKLGTSCMEDLPAEKVFAAVQATLPIPAAVR; encoded by the coding sequence TTGACGCTCCACCCCGATTGCCGCCACTTTCGCGGCGACTTGCCCTGCCGCCCCAACAAAACCCACGGCTACGTGTGCGAAGGCTGCCCGGCCTACGCGCCCGTCAGCAGCCGCGTGCTCATCATCAAGCTTGGGGCCATCGGCGACGTCATTCGGACCACGCCGCTGCTGCGGCGGCTACGCCAGGAACGGCCCAACTGCTACATTACCTGGCTCACGCACACGCCCGCCATCCTGCCGCAGCACGAGGTCGACGAAATTCTGAAATTTGATTTTGCCAGCGCCCTGCAGCTCCAGGCCCGGGAGTTCGAAGTGGTTATTAACCTCGACAAGGAAAAGGAAGCCTGTGCGCTGCTGAACACCATTCCGGCCAAGGAGAAATTCGGCTACGCCCTCCGCTCCTACGACGGCGTGGCCTGGCCCCAGAACGAGCTGGCGGAGCACAAATTCCTGACCGGCCTCTTCGACCAGGTCAGCCAGGCCAACACCAAGCCCTACGTGCAGGAAATCTTCGAGCTCTGCGGCTTCGATTTCCGCAGCGAAGAATACGTCTTCGATACCCACGAAGACAAAGGCTATGACTGGAGCCAGCTGCCGGCCGTCGGCCTGCGCATCGGCCTCAACACCGGCTGCGGCGACCGCTGGACCACCCGCCTGTGGAGCGACGAAAAGTGGATTAGCCTCATTACCCAGCTGCAGCAAGCAGGATACAGTCCCGTGCTGCTCGGCGGCGAGGCCGAAGCGCCCCGCAACCAGCAACTGCGGGCCGCCACCGGGGCCACGTACCTGGGCACCTTCCCTCTCCCCCAGTTCATCAACCTGATGCATCAGATGGATGCCGTCGTCACGCAGGTGACCATGGCCATGCACATCAGCATTGCCCTGCGCAAGCCCACCATCCTGATGAATAACATTTTCAATCCCTACGAATTCGACCTCTACGGGCGCGGCCAAATCGTGCAGCCCAACCGCGAGTGCGTGTGCTTTTACCGGGGCACCTGCAAGCTGGGCACCAGTTGCATGGAGGACCTGCCCGCCGAAAAGGTATTTGCCGCCGTGCAAGCCACGTTGCCCATCCCGGCAGCTGTTCGCTAG
- the purB gene encoding adenylosuccinate lyase → MPSPLTALSPLDGRYARATAPLAQRFSEMALIRYRVLVEVEYFISLVELPLPQLHGVSAEIFPALRRLYEAFSEADAEAIKAHEAITNHDVKAVEYFLRDQFTALGLGAYVEFIHFGLTSQDINNTAIPMSFRDALMGELLPAYARVRNALADRAQEWAAVPMLARTHGQPASPTRLGKEIDVFVARLDAQVALLAQVPFGAKFGGATGNFNAHHVAYPQVDWHGFATTFVNARLGLHRSFPTTQIEHYDHLAAHSDALKRLNTILLDLARDVWQYISLGYFKQTIKAGEVGSSAMPHKVNPIDFENAEGNLGVANALLEHFAAKLPISRLQRDLTDSTVLRNLGVPLGHILIALGALQRGLGKLALDETALQRDLEANWAVVAEGIQTILRREAYPDPYNALKALTRTGEAISAASIRAFIESLDVSDAVRAELLHITPSNYVGA, encoded by the coding sequence ATGCCCAGTCCCCTTACCGCCCTCTCGCCCCTCGACGGGCGCTATGCTCGTGCCACCGCCCCGCTGGCCCAGCGCTTTTCCGAAATGGCCCTGATTCGCTACCGCGTACTGGTCGAAGTCGAATATTTTATTTCGCTGGTTGAGTTGCCCTTGCCGCAGTTGCACGGCGTTTCGGCCGAAATATTCCCGGCCCTGCGCCGCCTCTACGAGGCCTTCAGCGAAGCCGACGCCGAGGCCATCAAGGCCCACGAAGCCATCACCAACCACGACGTGAAAGCCGTGGAATACTTCCTGCGGGACCAGTTCACGGCCCTTGGCCTTGGCGCTTACGTCGAGTTTATTCACTTCGGCCTCACTTCGCAGGACATCAACAACACGGCCATCCCAATGAGTTTCCGCGATGCGCTGATGGGCGAGCTGCTGCCGGCCTACGCCAGGGTGCGCAATGCCCTGGCCGACCGCGCCCAGGAGTGGGCGGCCGTGCCCATGCTGGCCCGCACCCACGGCCAGCCGGCCTCGCCCACCCGGCTAGGCAAAGAAATTGACGTGTTTGTGGCCCGCCTCGACGCCCAAGTGGCGCTGCTGGCCCAGGTACCGTTTGGGGCCAAGTTTGGGGGCGCCACCGGCAACTTCAATGCCCACCACGTGGCTTACCCGCAGGTAGACTGGCACGGCTTCGCCACCACCTTCGTTAATGCGCGCCTCGGCTTGCATCGGTCCTTCCCAACCACTCAGATTGAGCACTACGACCACCTGGCGGCCCACTCCGACGCGCTCAAGCGGCTCAACACCATCTTGCTCGACCTGGCCCGTGACGTGTGGCAGTACATTTCCCTGGGCTATTTCAAGCAGACCATTAAGGCCGGCGAAGTAGGCTCCTCGGCCATGCCCCACAAAGTCAACCCCATCGATTTTGAGAACGCCGAGGGCAACCTGGGCGTGGCCAATGCCCTGCTCGAACACTTTGCCGCCAAGCTCCCCATCTCCCGCCTCCAGCGCGACCTCACCGACTCCACGGTACTGCGCAACCTGGGTGTGCCGCTTGGCCACATCCTCATCGCCCTGGGGGCGCTGCAGCGCGGCCTGGGCAAGCTGGCCCTGGACGAAACCGCCCTGCAACGCGACCTGGAAGCCAACTGGGCCGTGGTGGCCGAAGGCATCCAGACCATCCTGCGCCGCGAAGCCTACCCCGACCCCTACAACGCCCTCAAAGCCCTGACCCGCACAGGCGAGGCCATTTCGGCGGCCAGCATCCGGGCGTTTATCGAGTCCCTCGACGTGAGCGACGCCGTGCGAGCCGAGCTGCTCCACATCACCCCTTCCAATTATGTAGGCGCCTAA